From one Malus sylvestris chromosome 1, drMalSylv7.2, whole genome shotgun sequence genomic stretch:
- the LOC126616303 gene encoding mitogen-activated protein kinase kinase kinase YODA-like: MRNMPSWWGKSSSKEAKKKAGKESFIDSLHRKFNFSSESRLNSRSGGSRRNCNDTISEKGCQSPIESISPSPSKNVSRCQSFAERTNAQPLPLPGLHVAHVARTDSGISISTKPRSEKGSKPLSFLPLPRPACIGSRSNRTDVDGDMVTDSVFSESSVDSDDPADSSCHRSPQATDDNGTRTASGSPCSVMLKDQSFNVAPVHSREPKKSANISFNNHVSPTSPKRRHLGSHVPNLQVPYNGAVCSAPDSSMSSPSRSPMRAFGTEQVVNSAFWAAKPYPDVTLLGSGHCSSPGSGHNSGHNSMGGDMSGQLFWQQSRGSPEYSPVPSPRMTSPGPGSRIHSGAVTPIHPKAGGTPNETQTSWADDGKQQSHRLPLPPVNASPFSHSNSAATSPSVPRSPGRAENPPSPGSRWKKGKLLGRGTFGHVYVGFNSESGEMCAMKEVTLFSDDAKSKESAKQLNQEIALLSRLRHPNIVQYYGSESVDDKLYIYLEYVSGGSIYKLLQDYGQFGELAIRSYTKQILSGLAYLHAKNTVHRDIKGANILVDPNGRVKLADFGMAKHITGQSCPLSFKGSPYWMAPEVIKNSSGANLAVDIWSLGCTVLEMATTKPPWSQYEGVAAMFKIGNSKELPAIPDSLLDDGKDFIRQCLQRNPLHRPTAAQLLEHPYVKYAAPLERSMLGLEPSDPPSGITNGVKTLGIGQGRNFSNLDSDRLAIHSSRHSKTNNHTSEIHIPRNISCPVSPIGSPLLHSRSPPHLNGRMSPSPISSPRTTSGSSTPLTGGSGAVPFIHMNQPINLQEGFGGISKPSNGLYVNGPSSYHDSCPDMFRGKQPGAHIFPELMPCENDVLGKQFVRPAKVEQYDGQSVLADRVSRQLLKDHVKMNLKLDLSPNSPLPNRTSGV, from the exons ATGAGAAATATGCCTTCATGGTGGGGGAAGTCGTCATCCAAAGAAGCAAAGAAGAAGGCAGGAAAGGAAAGTTTTATTGACTCTTTACATcggaaatttaatttttcttcagAGAGTAGATTGAATAGTAGATCAGGAGGGTCTCGAAGAAATTGCAATGATACTATTTCGGAAAAAGGATGTCAATCCCCTATAGAATCAATATCTCCTTCGCCCTCAAAAAATGTTTCCAGATGTCAAAGTTTTGCTGAAAGGACTAATGCTCAACCACTTCCGCTTCCTGGTCTACATGTTGCTCATGTTGCTCGTACAGATTCTGGAATTAGTATATCAACAAAACCAAGATCGGAAAAAGGCTCTAAGCCATTATCGTTTCTACCTCTGCCGAGACCTGCATGCATCGGCAGTAGGTCAAATCGTACAGATGTAGATGGAGACATGGTCACTGATTCAGTCTTTAGTGAGAGCTCTGTTGATAGTGACGATCCAGCTGACTCATCATGCCATCGTAGCCCTCAGGCAACTGATGACAATGGCACTAGAACAGCTTCTGGCAGCCCTTGCAG TGTGATGCTCAAGGATCAGTCATTCAATGTTGCTCCAGTACACTCAAGAGAGCCAAAAAAATCAGCTAACATTTCTTTCAATAATCATGTTTCCCCCACATCGCCTAAGCGTAGGCATCTAGGCAGCCATGTGCCAAACCTACAAGTTCCTTATAATGGAGCTGTCTGCAGTGCTCCTGACAGCTCAATGTCAAGTCCTTCTAGAAGCCCAATGAGAGCATTTGGCACTGAGCAAGTGGTGAACTCTGCTTTCTGGGCTGCAAAGCCTTATCCAGATGTCACTCTACTTGGCTCTGGCCACTGCTCCAGTCCAGGTTCGGGTCACAATTCTGGACATAATTCAATGGGAGGAGATATGTCTGGACAGTTGTTTTGGCAGCAAAGCAGGGGTAGCCCTGAGTATTCTCCGGTACCTAGTCCCAGAATGACAAGCCCAGGCCCAGGCTCAAGAATTCATAGTGGTGCTGTTACGCCTATCCATCCTAAAGCAGGAGGGACTCCCAATGAGACACAGACAAGCTGGGCTGATGATGGGAAACAACAAAGTCACCGTTTGCCTCTTCCCCCTGTGAATGCTTCCCCTTTTTCTCATTCAAATTCAGCAGCAACATCTCCTTCTGTGCCACGAAGCCCAGGAAGGGCAGAGAACCCACCAAGCCCTGGTTCACGCTGGAAAAAGGGAAAGCTGCTGGGTAGAGGGACTTTTGGACATGTTTATGTTGGTTTTAATAG TGAAAGTGGTGAAATGTGTGCGATGAAGGAGGTCACATTATTTTCTGATGATGCAAAGTCTAAGGAAAGCGCTAAGCAATTAAATCAG GAAATTGCTTTATTGAGCCGTTTACGGCACCCCAATATTGTGCAATATTATGGGTCTGAATCA GTTGATGAcaagctatatatatatttggagtATGTATCTGGTGGATCCATATATAAACTTCTCCAAGACTATGGGCAATTTGGCGAACTAGCAATTCGTAGTTATACTAAGCAAATCTTGTCGGGGCTGGCGTATTTACATGCTAAAAACACTGTCCACAG GGATATTAAAGGGGCAAATATACTTGTAGACCCAAATGGACGTGTCAAGTTGGCAGACTTTGGGATGGCTAAGCAT ATCACTGGGCAGTCATGTCCATTATCATTTAAGGGAAGCCCTTACTGGATGGCACCTGAG GTTATAAAGAACTCAAGTGGTGCCAACCTTGCTGTAGATATATGGAGTCTTGGGTGCACTGTTTTGGAAATGGCTACAACAAAACCACCTTGGAGCCAGTATGAAGGG GTTGCTGCCATGTTTAAGATTGGGAATAGCAAGGAACTTCCAGCAATTCCAGATAGCCTCTTGGATGATGGAAAGGATTTCATAAGGCAATGCTTACAGAGAAATCCACTCCATCGTCCTACAGCTGCCCAGCTTTTGGAGCATCCTTATGTGAAATATGCTGCGCCTTTGGAAAGATCTATGTTGGGCCTTGAGCCTTCTGATCCACcctctgggattacaaatggaGTGAAAACACTG GGTATTGGGCAAGGGAGGAATTTCTCCAACTTGGATTCAGATAGGCTTGCAATTCATTCATCTAGACATTCAAAAACTAATAACCATACCAg TGAGATCCATATTCCAAGGAATATATCATGCCCTGTCTCACCCATTGGAAGCCCTCTATTGCACTCAAGGTCACCACCACACCTAAATGGAAGAATGTCACCTTCCCCTATATCTAGCCCACGGACTACTTCGGGCTCATCCACGCCTCTCACAGGTGGCAGTGGTGCCGTTCCATTTATTCACATGAACCAGCCCATCAACTTGCAAGAGGGTTTTGGAGGCATTTCAAAACCCTCGAATGGTCTCTATGTCAATGGGCCCTCCTCCTATCATGATTCATGTCCTGACATGTTTCGAGGGAAGCAGCCAGGCGCTCATATCTTCCCAGAACTGATGCCTTGTGAAAATGATGTTCTGGGAAAGCAGTTTGTAAGGCCTGCCAAAGTGGAGCAGTATGATGGACAGTCGGTTTTAGCTGATCGGGTGTCTCGCCAGCTCCTTAAGGATCATGTTAAAATGAACCTGAAACTGGATTTAAGCCCCAACTCTCCTTTGCCGAACCGCACAAGTGGTGTCTAA
- the LOC126616330 gene encoding silicon efflux transporter LSI2-like, with translation MFITVKGFNKTGIPSDLWDFMALHAQIDRATGIVLAVTILVLSNLASNVPNVLSLGGRMAASAALISAAEEKKAWLLLAWVSTVARNPLAFG, from the exons atgtttataaccgtcaaaggATTTAACAAGACAGGCATTCCAAGCGATCTTTGGGACTTCATGGCGCTGCATGCGCAAATTGATCGTGCTACCGGGATAGTTCTTGCAGTCACCATACTTGTGCTGTCAAATTTGGCTTCAAATGTACCAAATG TTTTGTCGCTTGGAGGGCGGATGGCAGCGTCGGCGGCCCTAATCTCTGCCGCGGAGGAGAAGAAGGCGTGGCTCCTATTAGCTTGGGTGAGCACCGTTGCCCGGAACCCTCTTGCTTTTGGATAA